A region of the Roseiflexus sp. RS-1 genome:
CGGTGTACGTCTTGGTTGCGGCAATACTCCGTTCAATCCCGGCATGGATCGGAACCACAAATTCGGCAGCCTGCGCCAGCGGTGACTCCGGATGATTGGTGATCGCTATCGTCGGCGCTCCGCTGCGACGAGCATCGCTTACGACAGCGCAGATGTCGGGAGATGCCCCCGATTGCGAGATGCCGATGACCAGGGCGCCATCAAAACGCAAATGCACCCCGTAGCGTGTGTGGAGCGACGGGGTCGCCAGCGCAACCGGCATGCCCAGGGTCGCTCCTATGAGATACTGCGCATAGCGCGCTGCATTGTCCGACGTTCCACGCGCAGCAATGACGACGTACCGGAAGTCGCGAGCGTGAAGCGCCTGCGCTAATCGGGTCATCGGTTCCATTTCGGCATCGATAAGCCGACGCAGTGCTGCGGGTTGTTCGTAGATCTCCTCAAGAAGCGTTGATCTGGTCACGACATATCTCCTTGTGATGGCACGATCATTCAGCGCTAATCGTGCCGCATTGCGGAGGGCGTGTCAAGGGCGCGCTTTTATTAAGAAGATTTTCATCCTGATATACCAGACTGTCATCACTTACTTCATCTTGTCGTGTACGCTATAACCACGAACAACATCCCAGATCGGCAGCGTTGCCAGCTCTCTCTTCTACAGCGCCTCATACGTGGTTGTAAAAGGTCTGTGGCGTCCACAGCACGCAACTGGAGTACAACTCCGGGCAGACGATTTTGTCGTGATTGTTGTTGATACGTATTCTTATTTTGTAAACGCTTCTATGGATACCATTGCATCACCTCTGGAAACTATCTGGTCTGCCAGGATGCACGCGATGCGGCGTGATCGATCACGTCCGCCTGATGGTTCAATCATCATCCCGGTCAATGCGCAATCCGACCTGGAGCGCGTGTGGGTGGTCATCAATGATCTCCTCGCCTACCACGGTCGGCACACCTTTGAGATCATTGTCATGGTCAACAATTACCCGGCAGAGGCTCCTCCCTCGCTTGCCGCTTTTGAGCATGCAGGAATACGGGTTGTCAGTCGACCGGACGTGCGTCGGCCCGGCATTCGGGTGGCGGTGACGGCGCGTGTGCATGGCGCACAGGTTGCGGCATCGCGGTTGACGATCCACTTTGATGCTGATTGCCGCGTGCCAGACCCAACAACGCTGCTGGACTGGTACGTGCAGCAGTTTGCTGCGGGCGCGCGCGCCGCGTACACCCCGGTCAACTTTTGCGATCTGAACAACGACTCCGCAACGCAGGCGCGCGTCGTCATCCATCATCTGACGCGCTGGTTCAAGCGGCAGGTGCTGGGGATCCCAACCATTCGCGGCAGTAATTTCGCTATTGATCGCGATCTGTTCATCGAGTTGTTCGATGCCGGGTATCTTCCCGCCGATTTCAGCATCGGTCCGGTCCTGCGGGCGCGCCGCATGCAGGTGGCGTATGGCAATGCGCCGCGCCTGGCAGTGCTTACGTCTGGACGATACTTCGAGCGCGGATGGCGCGAACTGGCGCGCTATCTGCTCTACCGGCTGCGGTACAACCTGCGTATGTTGCGGGTGCGCGCTGGCATGGCCAATCCCGACGACTCGCAGGCAAACACGGATCGTCCGTACCGCATCTATCGATCGAAGGGCTCTGGTTCCCAAGATCCATCTATGAAAGAGAGACAGGCGCCATGAGTAGCTTACGTCGTCGCGTGATTGCATTGTTGCTCTGGTTGATCGCCAGTTTCAATATCGAACGTCTCGATCTGGGGAGCATCAATACGCTGGACCTCGAACCGGTCACCTATGTTGTTATTTCTGCAGTGGTATTCCTGCCGCTCTTTCACTTCTTCCAGCAACGTCCGGCTATGCTATCGGCGGGTCTGGGATGGGTCGCGCTGGGTGTCAGTCTTGCGCTCGATCCATCGCCGAAATTTGGCGGCATTCACACCTACCTCACGATTGTCGAGTTTCTCCTGGTTGCTGGCGTCGCCGTTTTAGCGCACCGCGTCGGTGCTGCACTTGCAGAGTTTCGCCAGGCAGTCGAAATTATCACCCTGCGGGACAAGAATGACCGGTTGCACTCAATGAGCGAGGCGCAGGAGGACGTGCAAACACAGATGAGCGCCAGTCGCCGGATGCGTCGTCCGCTGAGCGTCCTCATTCTCGAAGCCGATGCGCGTTCGCTGAATATGATGATCCATCGTTTCGTTCAGGAACTTCAGCGCGCGATGATGCAGCGGTATGTGCTGGCGGTGACTGCGCGCATGCTTGCCCGCCATCTGCGCCGCACTGACCTGATCATCGAGGACGGCAAGCCGGGTCGTCTGATCCTGGTGGCGCCCGAAACACCGGAAAGTAATGCCAGAATACTGGGAGATCGCCTGGTGCATCTGGTTCAAGATCGCTTAGGGATCACCGCTCGCTACGGCGTGGCGACATTCCCCGATCATTCGTTAACCTTCGAGGATTTGCTCGATGTGGCTGAGCGCCATCTCCGGCAGGTGCAACCGCAGGAAGTTCAAGCGCCGGAAGCGTTGCGCGTGCCGGAAGTGAATATGTAAGCATCAGAGAAGAGGGTCGTTGAAGCTATCGTTGCGAGGATACTATGGCTACTATCGTTAATCGTGGTC
Encoded here:
- a CDS encoding GGDEF domain-containing protein, producing the protein MSSLRRRVIALLLWLIASFNIERLDLGSINTLDLEPVTYVVISAVVFLPLFHFFQQRPAMLSAGLGWVALGVSLALDPSPKFGGIHTYLTIVEFLLVAGVAVLAHRVGAALAEFRQAVEIITLRDKNDRLHSMSEAQEDVQTQMSASRRMRRPLSVLILEADARSLNMMIHRFVQELQRAMMQRYVLAVTARMLARHLRRTDLIIEDGKPGRLILVAPETPESNARILGDRLVHLVQDRLGITARYGVATFPDHSLTFEDLLDVAERHLRQVQPQEVQAPEALRVPEVNM
- a CDS encoding glycosyltransferase family 2 protein; this encodes MRRDRSRPPDGSIIIPVNAQSDLERVWVVINDLLAYHGRHTFEIIVMVNNYPAEAPPSLAAFEHAGIRVVSRPDVRRPGIRVAVTARVHGAQVAASRLTIHFDADCRVPDPTTLLDWYVQQFAAGARAAYTPVNFCDLNNDSATQARVVIHHLTRWFKRQVLGIPTIRGSNFAIDRDLFIELFDAGYLPADFSIGPVLRARRMQVAYGNAPRLAVLTSGRYFERGWRELARYLLYRLRYNLRMLRVRAGMANPDDSQANTDRPYRIYRSKGSGSQDPSMKERQAP